Below is a window of Dietzia timorensis DNA.
CCTTCCGCAACGATGCGGGCCGCAAGCTCTTCCTTGGACTCGGACGGACCTTCCAGGGACAACAACGCTCGTGCATGCCCCGCCGAGAGCACATTCGCGGCGACGCGCCGCTGCACGGCCGTAGGCAACTGAAGTAGCCGGATCGAATTCGTGATGGCCGGCCGCGAGCGTCCGATTCGCTCCGCAAGTTGGGTGTGCGTCACGCCGAACTCTTCGAGTAGCTGCTCATAGGCGGAGGCCTCTTCCAATGGATTCAGCTGCACTCGATGGATGTTCTCAAGGAGTGCGTCCCGGAGAAGGTTCTCGTCTTCTGTCTGCCTGACGATCGCCGGAATCGTCTCAAGCTCGGCTTTCTGGCTTGCCCTCCAGCGCCGCTCACCCATGATGAGCTGGTATTTCCCATCCTTCAGTTCGCGGACAACGATGGGCTGCAATAGTCCGAATTCTCTAACGCTGTGAACCAACTCGGCGAGCGCATCTTCATCGAAGACCGACCGCGGCTGCTTCGGATTCGGCTCAATGTCCTTCGGTGAGACCTCACGAAGCACCGCACCGGGATCCACGATCTCGGTGCCATCTGCGTTTCGGGCGACGCCCCTACCGCGAATATCGCCACCGGGCTGTACGCGGGTAGATGAGCTCGATCCGGGTCCCGATCCGGTCTTGTCCTTGTCCTTGTCCTTGTCCTTGTCCTTGTCCTTCGAACCGAGGGTTTCACGTGAAACATTGGGGCGGGGCGGGAGTTGGTTGTCGTCATTGCCCCTGGGCCCGAGAATCACATCTGCGGCGCCATCTCCCAGCCGTGGACCGCCACCCTCGCTGGCGCTGGGAATGAGTGCGCCGATTCCCCGCCCGAGTCCGCTTCGCCGCTTATTGGTCGACATAGGTGTCAATCCTCATCCTCGTGTTTGCTGTTCGCGGCGACCAATGCGCCGAACTCCGCTATAAATCGTTCATTGATTTCCTTGGCTGCATCGATGTACGCCAAAGCGCCCTTACTACCTGGGTCATAATCCAAAATCGTTTGGTTGTAGCTGGGTGCCTCCGAAATCTTGATATTTCGGGGAATTACGTTTCGAAGCACTTTCGAACCAAAGTGCTGGCGCACTTCTTCGGCGACTTGATGCGAGAGATTCGTTCGGGCGTCATACATCGTGAGCATGACCGTCGACACCGCCAATGACTTGTTCAGGGCTTCGGTCACGAGCTCCACATTTCGGAGAAGCTGGGTGACGCCTTCTAGCGCATAGTATTCACACTGAATCGGAACAAGGATCTCCTTCGCCGCAACCATCGCGTTCAACGTGAGGAGTCCCAGCGAAGGGGGACAATCGACAAAGACGTAGTCGATCCCAAGAGCACGTAGATCCTCGGGCACAAGTACTTCGGCAAGCCGCCTTTCTCGAGAGAACATTGAAACTAACTCGATTTCAGCGCCCGCCAGGTCGATTGTCGCCGGAATGCAATATAGGTTCGGGTTCGTGGGACTCTGCTGCGCGAGTTCTTGAAAATTCTGTTCCCAGAGAAGCAGATTGTAGGAAGACGGAGTGCCTTCACTGTGGTCAACTCCCAGCGCGGTTGAAGCGTTCCCCTGCGGATCGAGGTCAATCACAAGTACGCCTAGGCCGCCTGCAGCGAGGGCTGCCGCCAAGTTCACTGCGGTCGTGGTCTTCCCTACACCACCCTTTTGATTCGCGATACACATGACTCGGGGCTCAGACGGTCGCTGTAGCCGAAGTCCGTTTCCGTGCATAATTTCGCTGGCCTGACGTGCCGCTGCGAAAATTGGAGTGTCATCACTCATGCACTAGCCTCTCCGAATCTCATATCGCCTTATATCTTTTCTGCCTTGTTACTCTTGTTTCACGTGAAACCGGCACGTGTATTACGGGCCATGTTTCACGTGAAACCCGGTACCGCTCCGGCGACTACGTCACTTACGTCTCTTGTTCGTTCCCAGCTTATCCCGTCGTACTTTGCTCGTGTCAGCCGCAGTCGTTCCCGATTTGGTCGCTGTAATGA
It encodes the following:
- a CDS encoding ParB/RepB/Spo0J family partition protein, which translates into the protein MSTNKRRSGLGRGIGALIPSASEGGGPRLGDGAADVILGPRGNDDNQLPPRPNVSRETLGSKDKDKDKDKDKDKTGSGPGSSSSTRVQPGGDIRGRGVARNADGTEIVDPGAVLREVSPKDIEPNPKQPRSVFDEDALAELVHSVREFGLLQPIVVRELKDGKYQLIMGERRWRASQKAELETIPAIVRQTEDENLLRDALLENIHRVQLNPLEEASAYEQLLEEFGVTHTQLAERIGRSRPAITNSIRLLQLPTAVQRRVAANVLSAGHARALLSLEGPSESKEELAARIVAEGLSVRSTEEIVSLMNAGNDNSAEKGKKGRTPSEPDPELQAVASTLSDRFETKVSVSMGKKKGRITIDVGSSEDLQRIVKILRGKGN
- a CDS encoding ParA family protein — protein: MSDDTPIFAAARQASEIMHGNGLRLQRPSEPRVMCIANQKGGVGKTTTAVNLAAALAAGGLGVLVIDLDPQGNASTALGVDHSEGTPSSYNLLLWEQNFQELAQQSPTNPNLYCIPATIDLAGAEIELVSMFSRERRLAEVLVPEDLRALGIDYVFVDCPPSLGLLTLNAMVAAKEILVPIQCEYYALEGVTQLLRNVELVTEALNKSLAVSTVMLTMYDARTNLSHQVAEEVRQHFGSKVLRNVIPRNIKISEAPSYNQTILDYDPGSKGALAYIDAAKEINERFIAEFGALVAANSKHEDED